The following proteins are co-located in the Nocardia bhagyanarayanae genome:
- a CDS encoding Txe/YoeB family addiction module toxin — protein MSDRKLVFTAYGWETYTSWLARDRTILKAANKVINAALADPFVGIGKPEPLKHHLAGHWSRRITREHRLIYYVTDSELIVIGVGGHYDD, from the coding sequence ATGTCTGATCGCAAACTGGTCTTCACCGCCTACGGGTGGGAGACCTACACCTCATGGTTGGCCCGCGACCGCACGATCCTGAAGGCGGCGAACAAGGTCATAAACGCCGCGCTCGCGGACCCCTTCGTCGGCATCGGCAAGCCTGAGCCGCTGAAGCATCACTTGGCGGGGCACTGGTCGCGGCGAATCACCCGCGAACATCGGCTGATCTACTACGTCACGGACAGTGAGTTGATCGTGATCGGAGTTGGCGGGCACTACGACGACTGA
- a CDS encoding DUF6011 domain-containing protein: MAETDDRPEIRLVAHCRRCHGWLVSAESVAQGIGPTCAIRERAEQRAAAARELTLFDIVA; encoded by the coding sequence ATGGCCGAGACCGACGATCGTCCCGAGATCAGGCTGGTGGCGCATTGCCGCCGCTGCCACGGCTGGCTGGTGTCGGCGGAATCGGTCGCACAGGGGATCGGCCCGACGTGCGCGATCCGTGAGCGGGCCGAACAGCGCGCCGCCGCGGCGCGAGAGCTGACCCTTTTCGACATCGTCGCCTGA
- a CDS encoding GNAT family N-acetyltransferase, translated as MNRLPMLSAVQIAAERVLLRKARDTDRERLIELQTDPDVWTYIGGPRLREDVEQRLDAIGGTAKATANPGHFVIADKTTDDLLGTFELKRRAADEPGHVTDHGEELELGYLLRRDAWGAGLAFEAATTVLRAAADELPDQPVLIATQTANKRSLGLAARLGFQPVSTFEWFDAEQTLCLASLHSFKG; from the coding sequence ATGAACCGGTTGCCGATGCTGTCGGCCGTCCAGATCGCAGCAGAGCGAGTCCTGCTGCGCAAGGCACGCGACACTGATCGGGAAAGACTCATCGAGCTACAGACCGACCCGGATGTCTGGACCTACATCGGAGGCCCGCGTCTGCGGGAGGACGTCGAGCAACGCCTCGATGCGATCGGCGGCACGGCCAAGGCGACGGCCAATCCCGGCCACTTCGTCATCGCCGACAAAACCACGGACGACCTCCTCGGAACATTCGAACTCAAAAGGCGCGCAGCCGACGAGCCCGGTCACGTCACCGACCACGGCGAGGAACTGGAACTGGGCTACCTGTTGCGGCGCGACGCCTGGGGCGCGGGCCTGGCATTCGAGGCCGCCACCACCGTATTGCGCGCAGCCGCGGACGAGCTCCCCGACCAGCCGGTCCTCATCGCCACCCAGACGGCCAACAAACGCTCGCTCGGCCTCGCGGCCCGCCTAGGATTCCAGCCCGTGAGCACCTTCGAATGGTTCGACGCCGAGCAGACCTTGTGCCTGGCCAGCCTGCACTCGTTCAAAGGCTGA
- a CDS encoding helix-turn-helix transcriptional regulator, whose product MRADRLVSLVLLLRQRGRLTATELADELEVSTRTVLRDIEALSAAGVPVYAERGRHGGFALLPGFQTELTGLNHDEALALLVAGSRRGAQAFGLGAALASAMRKVVDALPESYRATAAGAAERLLIDPETDLLSRRLVAEDAPDAVVTEVRRAVFAGRKLRIHYAAVDQTPQWRTVDPIGLVTARGQGYLLATRSGADRTYRLSRILAAEELPEPAQRPERVDLDRAWQERSKRFRTGGDQVTVLVQMDPARREDLVGTALAVRAEEAEADGRLRLEVTFQDPRHAEWALWQLATDAEALAPQWLRTSLHNRAAAVATRYGASS is encoded by the coding sequence ATGCGCGCCGATCGGTTGGTGTCGCTGGTGCTGCTGCTGCGCCAGCGCGGTCGGCTCACCGCGACCGAGCTGGCCGACGAGCTCGAGGTGTCCACCCGCACCGTGCTGCGGGACATCGAGGCGCTGTCGGCGGCAGGCGTTCCGGTCTACGCAGAACGCGGCAGGCACGGCGGTTTCGCGTTGCTGCCCGGTTTCCAGACCGAGCTCACCGGGCTGAACCACGACGAGGCACTCGCCCTGCTGGTCGCCGGATCACGGCGCGGCGCACAGGCATTCGGCCTCGGCGCGGCGCTCGCTTCGGCCATGCGCAAGGTGGTCGACGCGCTACCCGAAAGCTATCGAGCCACCGCGGCCGGTGCGGCCGAGCGATTGCTCATCGACCCCGAGACCGACCTCCTCTCGCGCCGACTGGTCGCCGAGGATGCGCCCGACGCCGTAGTGACGGAGGTTCGGCGCGCGGTTTTCGCCGGACGCAAACTGCGCATCCACTACGCGGCGGTGGACCAGACTCCGCAATGGCGCACGGTGGACCCGATCGGCTTGGTCACCGCACGGGGCCAGGGCTACCTGCTGGCCACGAGGTCCGGCGCGGACCGCACCTACCGGCTGTCCCGAATCTTGGCCGCGGAGGAACTGCCCGAACCCGCACAGCGGCCGGAGCGGGTCGATCTGGACCGGGCCTGGCAGGAACGCAGCAAGCGGTTTCGGACCGGCGGCGATCAAGTCACCGTGCTGGTACAGATGGATCCGGCACGGCGGGAGGATCTGGTGGGCACCGCGCTGGCTGTCCGCGCCGAAGAAGCCGAGGCGGACGGCCGGCTGCGGCTGGAGGTGACCTTCCAAGATCCGAGACACGCCGAATGGGCGCTGTGGCAGCTCGCTACCGACGCGGAAGCCCTTGCGCCGCAATGGTTGCGCACCTCCCTGCACAACCGCGCCGCCGCCGTCGCCACCCGCTACGGAGCGTCGTCCTGA
- a CDS encoding YybH family protein, protein MTNKKVATDPNDLGKYFIERANAGDVDGLVALYEPDAVLAFPPGNTATGHAEIRKVYEQFVAAAPVLSPGRQHPVLVSGDLALTASTLTTGEMTVEIARRQPDGSWLWAVDQPALVP, encoded by the coding sequence ATGACAAACAAGAAAGTGGCCACCGACCCCAACGACCTGGGCAAGTACTTCATCGAGCGCGCCAACGCGGGCGACGTCGACGGCCTGGTGGCGTTGTACGAGCCGGACGCCGTGCTGGCGTTCCCGCCGGGCAACACCGCGACCGGACATGCGGAGATCCGCAAGGTGTACGAGCAGTTCGTCGCCGCCGCGCCGGTGCTCTCGCCGGGTAGGCAGCATCCGGTGCTGGTGAGCGGCGACCTGGCACTGACGGCGTCCACGCTGACCACCGGCGAGATGACCGTCGAGATCGCCCGCCGCCAGCCGGACGGATCGTGGCTGTGGGCCGTGGACCAGCCGGCGCTCGTGCCGTAG
- a CDS encoding DUF488 domain-containing protein, with protein sequence MRRIATIGVYGFAAEAFLERLTGAGVGLLLDLRQRRGVRGPDYSWANSARLQSMLAAADIGYRHVKELAPTTELRRLQYREDDRQGVGKRNRVALAPEYAERYTREILDPFDLGALVAELPSDSVTALLCVERDPEACHRSLVAERLRAEQGLPVTDLRPS encoded by the coding sequence ATGCGTCGAATCGCGACCATCGGCGTCTACGGCTTCGCGGCCGAAGCCTTCCTCGAGCGGCTGACCGGCGCGGGCGTGGGATTGCTACTCGACCTCCGCCAGCGCCGCGGCGTTCGGGGCCCCGACTACTCCTGGGCGAACTCGGCGCGGCTCCAGAGCATGCTCGCCGCGGCGGACATCGGCTACCGGCACGTGAAGGAGCTGGCGCCGACGACCGAACTGCGCCGGCTCCAATACCGCGAGGACGACCGCCAGGGCGTGGGCAAACGCAACCGTGTCGCGCTCGCGCCGGAGTATGCCGAGCGCTACACCCGTGAGATCCTCGACCCGTTCGACCTCGGCGCGCTCGTGGCCGAGCTTCCGAGCGACTCCGTGACCGCTCTTCTCTGCGTCGAGCGCGATCCGGAGGCCTGTCACCGCTCGCTCGTCGCCGAGCGCCTGCGCGCCGAGCAGGGCCTGCCGGTTACGGATCTCCGCCCGAGCTGA
- a CDS encoding roadblock/LC7 domain-containing protein, producing MTARKKLLGEWMGRFSKVAMSGPEPNAAVLAELKMLRDRVPQSTGALVASGDGLLIAHDLPAHIEPDGMAALSASHLALSYRLSATANGGGFHEVVVRGTEGHVVIYAAGWASLTVLAGPEVNVGRLHLESRPVARAIVDHLAALATKPGKDRAVHTHRKE from the coding sequence GTGACCGCGCGAAAGAAACTGCTCGGCGAATGGATGGGAAGGTTTAGCAAGGTGGCGATGTCCGGACCCGAACCGAACGCGGCGGTGCTGGCGGAACTGAAGATGCTGCGGGATCGGGTGCCGCAGTCGACCGGCGCGCTGGTCGCGTCCGGCGATGGATTGCTGATCGCCCACGACCTGCCCGCGCACATCGAACCCGACGGAATGGCAGCGCTGTCGGCTTCGCATCTGGCGCTGTCGTACCGGCTGTCCGCCACCGCGAACGGCGGCGGCTTCCACGAGGTCGTGGTGCGCGGCACCGAGGGACACGTGGTGATCTACGCGGCGGGCTGGGCCTCGCTGACCGTACTGGCCGGACCCGAAGTGAACGTCGGCCGGCTCCATTTGGAGTCGCGTCCGGTGGCGCGAGCGATCGTCGATCATCTGGCGGCGCTGGCGACCAAGCCCGGAAAGGACCGGGCAGTGCACACCCATCGAAAGGAATGA
- a CDS encoding class I SAM-dependent methyltransferase, with translation MSEQLDHAFWENRYRTTTTAHVQPNPHLTVEAAKLPPGRALDAGCGEGAEAVWLAAHGWRVTAVDFATTALDRARERADIRGPEVADRIDWRTEDLTEWIPPENSFDLVCSHYAHPATGAETLLRRLAPAVATGGTLLIVGHHPSDAHSAAHASGVHATAEGLAAELDPVRWEILVAENRSRTVTHGSHQIELRDAVLVARKNR, from the coding sequence GTGTCCGAACAACTTGACCACGCCTTCTGGGAAAACCGCTACCGCACGACCACCACCGCGCACGTCCAACCCAATCCGCACCTGACGGTCGAGGCGGCGAAACTGCCGCCGGGCCGCGCCCTGGATGCGGGCTGCGGCGAAGGCGCGGAAGCGGTGTGGCTCGCCGCGCACGGCTGGCGGGTGACGGCCGTCGACTTCGCCACCACGGCACTCGATCGCGCTCGCGAGCGCGCCGATATCCGCGGCCCCGAGGTGGCAGATCGAATCGATTGGCGCACAGAAGATCTGACCGAATGGATACCGCCGGAGAACAGTTTCGACTTGGTCTGCTCCCACTACGCCCACCCCGCCACCGGAGCCGAAACCCTGCTGCGCCGACTGGCTCCCGCGGTCGCGACCGGCGGTACGCTTCTCATCGTCGGACACCATCCGTCGGACGCGCATTCGGCCGCACACGCCTCCGGAGTGCACGCCACGGCGGAAGGCCTGGCGGCGGAGCTGGATCCCGTCCGGTGGGAAATCCTGGTGGCGGAGAACAGATCTCGAACGGTGACGCACGGCAGTCACCAGATCGAGCTTCGCGACGCCGTGCTTGTGGCCCGGAAGAATCGCTGA
- a CDS encoding NAD(P)/FAD-dependent oxidoreductase has translation MTDQLRDSYDVVVIGGGAAGLSGALMLGRSRRSVLVIDAGAPRNAPADGVHGLLAREGMPPAELLERGRSEVRQFGVQLVSGEVRGASRDGDGFAVTTADDRTVSARRLLVATGLADELPDIPGLRERWGRDVVHCPYCHGWEVRDRAIGVLATGPMSVHQALLFRQMSADVTFFTGTTAPTPEEAVQLAARGIRLVEGGVADLVIADDRIAGVRLTDGTVIEREVVAVGSRMVARAGFLATLGLRTSEHPMGEFIAADPTGRTEVPGVWAAGNVTDLAAQVGAAAAAGAAAGAQINADLVAEDTRNAVDAHPFSADTEARLCEAGSGDSRHGL, from the coding sequence GTGACCGATCAACTGAGAGACAGCTATGACGTGGTGGTGATCGGCGGCGGCGCCGCGGGATTGAGCGGTGCGCTCATGCTCGGCCGCTCGCGGCGCTCGGTGCTGGTGATCGACGCGGGCGCGCCGCGCAACGCACCGGCGGATGGCGTACACGGTCTGCTCGCGCGAGAGGGCATGCCGCCCGCCGAGCTGCTGGAACGCGGCCGTTCGGAGGTCCGGCAGTTCGGCGTTCAGCTCGTTTCGGGTGAGGTGCGCGGCGCGAGCCGAGATGGCGACGGATTCGCGGTGACGACGGCCGACGACCGGACTGTCAGCGCCCGCAGGCTGCTGGTCGCCACCGGCTTGGCCGACGAGCTGCCCGACATCCCCGGCCTGCGCGAACGTTGGGGACGCGACGTGGTGCACTGCCCGTACTGCCACGGCTGGGAGGTACGCGATCGAGCGATCGGCGTGCTCGCCACGGGTCCGATGTCGGTCCACCAGGCGCTGCTGTTCCGGCAGATGAGCGCGGACGTGACGTTCTTCACCGGCACCACCGCACCGACGCCCGAGGAGGCGGTGCAGCTGGCCGCCCGCGGCATCCGGCTGGTCGAGGGCGGAGTCGCGGACCTGGTGATCGCCGACGACCGCATCGCCGGTGTGCGGCTGACCGACGGCACGGTGATCGAGCGCGAGGTCGTCGCGGTCGGGTCGCGCATGGTGGCGCGGGCCGGGTTCCTCGCGACGCTCGGACTGCGCACCAGCGAGCACCCGATGGGCGAGTTCATCGCGGCCGACCCGACCGGCCGCACCGAGGTGCCCGGCGTGTGGGCCGCGGGCAACGTCACCGACCTGGCCGCCCAAGTCGGCGCGGCGGCCGCCGCGGGCGCCGCAGCGGGCGCGCAGATCAACGCCGACCTGGTCGCCGAGGACACCCGGAACGCGGTCGACGCTCACCCGTTCTCGGCCGACACCGAAGCGCGCCTGTGCGAGGCGGGCTCCGGCGACAGCCGCCACGGCCTGTGA